The following coding sequences lie in one Spinacia oleracea cultivar Varoflay chromosome 1, BTI_SOV_V1, whole genome shotgun sequence genomic window:
- the LOC130467883 gene encoding uncharacterized protein isoform X1 — protein sequence MADNTSTPKLPKDENVTASKAAKPSLRTVSFKHIARKPTIPIKKELPKLLTRMSPNSIAQLNKTISASQRSAIENVGFGDLLSLKISKLPLHLGLFLVESFDANTCCLRIHGNEFFITEKDVHEVLGLPLGVEEINLDNDCKDVEILDCWKKQFKKFMKEKAAKKAKKVKAVKGENVKVKETFTQLIPVGVLTDHLKSSKASSDMWLRNYVVLVTSTLIHGGQNQFVNCWILRYLKEMSQIKNLNWCNFVLQCLVNSKMYWEEVEGRWFAGSLVFLMLFYVDKVALEEVRIERSLPIIKGWNCNMLSTREKLEIELGRIAFHGMNDAVDKGETSGTQKQQEEVIENENPEQNVPTEQEVPEYQSKENASACPEENEAPQIVENVNPPVEKNKFQLKQDCILELAVAANELAMAMEKFQLKAQQAYSDFPDDQRIQSLRDSASVVWDNCSSTNNVNQTENVVTPNPNITENQSGIPREERAEIPREERAEIPREERAEIPREESVLRFSQDEDDEFWRNPIVIKAWDDIVEKGIRNKNARCAQELVPPSFSLGLDSPLNETVSEIAADVLHKILKDNEVEVDDTLPGIDTVIKFHENAIFEEAVFLEKEVAERELRLDRRRNQKKRDSPTKGKGPCEVNKRQKVENREVTLSKSLCSPYKDRMVNIKSALTPAQKAIVDYVINPQEPADEKLFVWKVGERDEFSLTRLHFQSFKQGNGMFSPIIDA from the exons ATGGCTGATAACACTTCAACACCGAAGTTGCCTAAAGATGAAAATGTCACTGCTTCAAAAGCTGCTAAACCGAG CTTGCGAACAGTATCGTTCAAACATATTGCAAGGAAACCTACAATACCTATAAAGAAAGAACTACCCAAGTTGTTGACAAGGATGTCCCCGAATAGTATTGCTCAACTGAACAAGACGATTTCTGCTTCTCAACGAAGTGCAATCGAGAATGTAGGCTTTGGGGACCTTTTATCTTTGAAAATCTCCAAACTGCCACTACATCTAGGTTTGTTTCTTGTGGAGAGTTTTGATGCTAATACGTGTTGTTTAAGAATTCACGGAAATGAATTCTTCATCACTGAGAAGGACGTGCACGAGGTGTTGGGGCTTCCTCTAGGTGTTGAAGAGATCAACTTGGATAATGATTGTAAGGACGTAGAAATCTTGGATTGTTGGAAGAAACAATTCAAGAAGTTCATGAAGGAGAAAGCAgcgaaaaaagcaaaaaaagttAAGGCAGTTAAAGGTGAAAATGTGAAGGTGAAGGAGACTTTCACTCAACTGATTCCTGTTGGGGTTCTTACTGATCATTTGAAGTCAAGTAAAGCATCTTCGGATATGTGGTTGAGGAATTACGTAGTTCTTGTTACTTCGACTCTTATTCATGGAGGACAGAACCAATTTGTTAACTGCTGGATTCTGCGTTATTTGAAGGAAATGAGTCAAATCAAAAATTTGAATTGGTGTAATTTTGTGCTTCAATGCTTGGTTAACAGTAAGATGTACTGGGAAGAGGTAGAGGGAAGATGGTTTGCTGGATCTTTGGTATTTCTTATG ctgTTCTATGTGGATAAAGTTGCCTTAGAGGAAGTGCGTATTGAAAGATCACTGCCTATAATAAAAGGATGGAATTGTAATATGCTATCCACACGAGAAAAACTTGAGATCGAATTGGGTAGGATTGCATTCCACGGGATGAATGATGCAGTAGATAAGGGTGAAACATCTGGAACTCAAAAG CAACAAGAAGAGGttattgaaaatgagaatccCGAACAAAATGTACCGACTGAACAAGAAGTTCCTGAATATCAATCAAAG gaAAACGCTTCTGCTTGTCCTGAAGAGAATGAAGCCCCTCAAATTGTAGAAAATGTCAACCCTCCTGTTGAGAAGAACAAGTTTCAGTTGAAACAA GATTGTATTTTGGAGTTGGCTGTTGCTGCTAATGAACTTGCAATGGCAATGGAGAAGTTTCAGCTAAAGGCGCAACAAGCATATTCTGATTTCCCAGATGATCAAAGAATTCAGTCCTTGAGAGATTCAGCTTCAGTTGTGTGGGACAACTGTTCTTCTACAAACAACGTCAACCAAACAGAGAATGTTGTTACTCCCAATCCAAATATAACAGAGAATCAATCTGGG ATTCCTCGTGAAGAGCGTGCTGAAATTCCTCGTGAAGAGCGTGCTGAAATTCCTCGTGAAGAGCGTGCTGAAATTCCTCGTGAAGAGTCTGTTCTAAGATTTAGCcaagatgaagatgatgagtTTTGGAGGAATCCGATTGTGATTAAAGCTTGGGATGATATTGTTGAAAAAGGGATACGAAACAAAAATGCAAGATGTGCACAGGAGCTGGTACCCCCGTCCTTTAGCCTTGGTCTTGACTCACCGCTTAATGAAACTGTTTCTGAAATTGCTGCTGATGTTTTACACAAAATTTTGAAGGATAACGAGGTTGAGGTGGATGATACTCTGCCAGGGATAGACACTGTTATTAAATTCCATGAAAATGCAATTTTTGAAGAAGCCGTGTTTTTAGAGAAAGAAGTGGCTGAAAGAGAACTGAGGTTGGATAGAAGGAGGAATCAGAAAAAGAGGGATTCACCAACAAAAGGAAAAGGACCCTGTGAGGTAAACAAAAGGCAGAAGGTGGAGAATAGGGAAGTTACTCTGTCGAAGTCTTTGTGCTCACCATATAAGGATCGAATGGTGAATATAAAAAGTGCGCTAACACCTGCACAAAAAGCCATTGTGGATTATGTGATAAACCCTCAAGAACCTGCTGA tgAAAAACTTTTTGTGTGGAAAGTTGGTGAACGTGATGAATTTTCTTTGACAAGGCTTCATTTTCAGTCATTCAAACAAGGCAATGGAATGTTCTCTCCCATAATTGACGCTTAG
- the LOC130467883 gene encoding uncharacterized protein isoform X2, producing MADNTSTPKLPKDENVTASKAAKPSLRTVSFKHIARKPTIPIKKELPKLLTRMSPNSIAQLNKTISASQRSAIENVGFGDLLSLKISKLPLHLGLFLVESFDANTCCLRIHGNEFFITEKDVHEVLGLPLGVEEINLDNDCKDVEILDCWKKQFKKFMKEKAAKKAKKVKAVKGENVKVKETFTQLIPVGVLTDHLKSSKASSDMWLRNYVVLVTSTLIHGGQNQFVNCWILRYLKEMSQIKNLNWCNFVLQCLVNSKMYWEEVEGRWFAGSLVFLMLFYVDKVALEEVRIERSLPIIKGWNCNMLSTREKLEIELGRIAFHGMNDAVDKGETSGTQKQQEEVIENENPEQNVPTEQEVPEYQSKENASACPEENEAPQIVENVNPPVEKNKFQLKQDCILELAVAANELAMAMEKFQLKAQQAYSDFPDDQRIQSLRDSASVVWDNCSSTNNVNQTENVVTPNPNITENQSGIPREERAEIPREERAEIPREERAEIPREESVLRFSQDEDDEFWRNPIVIKAWDDIVEKGIRNKNARCAQELDNEVEVDDTLPGIDTVIKFHENAIFEEAVFLEKEVAERELRLDRRRNQKKRDSPTKGKGPCEVNKRQKVENREVTLSKSLCSPYKDRMVNIKSALTPAQKAIVDYVINPQEPADEKLFVWKVGERDEFSLTRLHFQSFKQGNGMFSPIIDA from the exons ATGGCTGATAACACTTCAACACCGAAGTTGCCTAAAGATGAAAATGTCACTGCTTCAAAAGCTGCTAAACCGAG CTTGCGAACAGTATCGTTCAAACATATTGCAAGGAAACCTACAATACCTATAAAGAAAGAACTACCCAAGTTGTTGACAAGGATGTCCCCGAATAGTATTGCTCAACTGAACAAGACGATTTCTGCTTCTCAACGAAGTGCAATCGAGAATGTAGGCTTTGGGGACCTTTTATCTTTGAAAATCTCCAAACTGCCACTACATCTAGGTTTGTTTCTTGTGGAGAGTTTTGATGCTAATACGTGTTGTTTAAGAATTCACGGAAATGAATTCTTCATCACTGAGAAGGACGTGCACGAGGTGTTGGGGCTTCCTCTAGGTGTTGAAGAGATCAACTTGGATAATGATTGTAAGGACGTAGAAATCTTGGATTGTTGGAAGAAACAATTCAAGAAGTTCATGAAGGAGAAAGCAgcgaaaaaagcaaaaaaagttAAGGCAGTTAAAGGTGAAAATGTGAAGGTGAAGGAGACTTTCACTCAACTGATTCCTGTTGGGGTTCTTACTGATCATTTGAAGTCAAGTAAAGCATCTTCGGATATGTGGTTGAGGAATTACGTAGTTCTTGTTACTTCGACTCTTATTCATGGAGGACAGAACCAATTTGTTAACTGCTGGATTCTGCGTTATTTGAAGGAAATGAGTCAAATCAAAAATTTGAATTGGTGTAATTTTGTGCTTCAATGCTTGGTTAACAGTAAGATGTACTGGGAAGAGGTAGAGGGAAGATGGTTTGCTGGATCTTTGGTATTTCTTATG ctgTTCTATGTGGATAAAGTTGCCTTAGAGGAAGTGCGTATTGAAAGATCACTGCCTATAATAAAAGGATGGAATTGTAATATGCTATCCACACGAGAAAAACTTGAGATCGAATTGGGTAGGATTGCATTCCACGGGATGAATGATGCAGTAGATAAGGGTGAAACATCTGGAACTCAAAAG CAACAAGAAGAGGttattgaaaatgagaatccCGAACAAAATGTACCGACTGAACAAGAAGTTCCTGAATATCAATCAAAG gaAAACGCTTCTGCTTGTCCTGAAGAGAATGAAGCCCCTCAAATTGTAGAAAATGTCAACCCTCCTGTTGAGAAGAACAAGTTTCAGTTGAAACAA GATTGTATTTTGGAGTTGGCTGTTGCTGCTAATGAACTTGCAATGGCAATGGAGAAGTTTCAGCTAAAGGCGCAACAAGCATATTCTGATTTCCCAGATGATCAAAGAATTCAGTCCTTGAGAGATTCAGCTTCAGTTGTGTGGGACAACTGTTCTTCTACAAACAACGTCAACCAAACAGAGAATGTTGTTACTCCCAATCCAAATATAACAGAGAATCAATCTGGG ATTCCTCGTGAAGAGCGTGCTGAAATTCCTCGTGAAGAGCGTGCTGAAATTCCTCGTGAAGAGCGTGCTGAAATTCCTCGTGAAGAGTCTGTTCTAAGATTTAGCcaagatgaagatgatgagtTTTGGAGGAATCCGATTGTGATTAAAGCTTGGGATGATATTGTTGAAAAAGGGATACGAAACAAAAATGCAAGATGTGCACAGGAGCTG GATAACGAGGTTGAGGTGGATGATACTCTGCCAGGGATAGACACTGTTATTAAATTCCATGAAAATGCAATTTTTGAAGAAGCCGTGTTTTTAGAGAAAGAAGTGGCTGAAAGAGAACTGAGGTTGGATAGAAGGAGGAATCAGAAAAAGAGGGATTCACCAACAAAAGGAAAAGGACCCTGTGAGGTAAACAAAAGGCAGAAGGTGGAGAATAGGGAAGTTACTCTGTCGAAGTCTTTGTGCTCACCATATAAGGATCGAATGGTGAATATAAAAAGTGCGCTAACACCTGCACAAAAAGCCATTGTGGATTATGTGATAAACCCTCAAGAACCTGCTGA tgAAAAACTTTTTGTGTGGAAAGTTGGTGAACGTGATGAATTTTCTTTGACAAGGCTTCATTTTCAGTCATTCAAACAAGGCAATGGAATGTTCTCTCCCATAATTGACGCTTAG
- the LOC130467880 gene encoding protein FAR1-RELATED SEQUENCE 5-like: MESTTEPMEHRTVPTTPTPVSTVPTEQPTPIEYIRSPRAETYLTQDGTREWIPYCVEDKKPREGMVFKTLEKAIEFYKEYAVICGFDVRSATVYKNSKGIIQKYYLCSREGILESEGNYDEKGKRRRKRNSKRVGCKARIIWNLINEDGEYKVTKFFEPHNHCLASPTSMPYLRSSRKMTMVHKNFVNNNTRMNIGPTKSFRLFKENVGSYDNVGATMKDFMNFHRDLKEHIKGDDAKMLIENFIRKRDVFNGFYFDYALDEHDHVSHLFWADATSRKNYSLFGEMISFDCTYDSNTYSMVLAPFTGVDHHKSCITFGVGLLSKEDAQSFEWLFRTFLNAMGNCEPRYLITDQDPAMKVAINEVFVNTRHRLCLWHIMKKVPEKVGPELKQDEDFLKLLNECVWDMEQESEEFEATWNSLMVQYNLVENGWFQHMFSIREHWIPCYFRDLRLGGILRTTSRSESENSFFNNFTNPHVTLVEFYMRFESAMDAQRHKQDKLNTESIHSVPQFITPLPLEKHAAEVYTRKMFYMFQDEVYKACFRCGISSIRMEENIEIAQVMDHSRQKTSKVTFNSGNLMTSCSCKLFERLGILCKHAICVLNARQVTKIPEYYILDRWTKEATKRPIFDMHGNFLEECRKMNTTTKMLGEVWSEIFNCVGLAEGNEENLQQFLDNLRDFSKNLVEKGKCVPMTKTQEMELFVGPSASSNLNIQNPIPSKNKGKRHRIVGEKEAAIEQSQKPKRKCKACGAYDYHDSRNCPNKTTT; encoded by the exons ATGGAGTCTACAACAGAACCTATGGAGCATAGAACAGTACCTACGACGCCTACACCAGTCTCTACAGTGCCTACAGAACAACCTACACCAATCGAATATATTCGAAGTCCTAGAGCAGAAACATATCTGACTCAAGATGGAACTAGGGAATGGATTCCATATTGTGTTGAAGATAAGAAACCACGTGAAGGAATGGTATTCAAAACTTTAGAAAAGGCTATCGAATTTTATAAGGAGTATGCTGTAATATGTGGTTTTGACGTTCGTTCAGCTACGGTATACAAGAATAGCAAAGGTATCATTCAAAAGTATTATCTTTGTAGTAGAGAAGGTATCTTAGAATCCGAAGGTAATTATGATGAAAAAGGGAAGCGACGCCGTAAAAGAAACTCAAAGCGAGTTggttgcaaggctagaatcatttgGAATCTTATCAATGAAGATGGAGAATACAAAGTTACCAAATTTTTTGAGCCTCATAACCATTGCCTAGCCTCTCCTACATCCATGCCATATTTGAGAAGTTCAAGGAAAATGACGATGGTTCACAAGAATTTTGTGAATAATAATACAAGAATGAACATTGGACCAACGAAATCTTTTCGGCTATTTAAGGAAAATGTAGGTAGTTACGACAATGTTGGAGCCACAATGAAAGACTTTATGAACTTTCATAGAGATTTGAAGGAGCACATCAAGGGTGATGATGCTAAGATGTTAATTGAGAATTTTATACGAAAAAGAGATGTTTTCAATGGGTTCTACTTTGATTATGCCCTAGATGAACATGATCATGTTTCCCATCTGTTTTGGGCGGATGCAACTAGCCGTAAAAATTATTCATTGTTTGGAGAGATGATATCCTTTGATTGCACCTACGACTCCAACACATACTCAATGGTTTTAGCTCCTTTCACCGGAGTAGACCATCACAAGTCTTGCATAACATTTGGGGTTGGTTTACTTTCTAAAGAAGATGCTCAATCATTTGAATGGCTTTTTAGGACTTTCCTTAATGCTATGGGAAATTGTGAGCCTAGATATTTGATAACCGATCAAGATCCGGCAATGAAAGTTGCCATAAATGAGGTGTTTGTTAACACTCGCCACCGACTTTGTTTGTGGCATATAATGAAAAAAGTTCCTGAAAAAGTAGGCCCTGAGCTCAAACAAGATGAAGATTTTCTTAAGTTGTTAAATGAGTGTGTGTGGGACATGGAACAAGAATCCGAGGAATTTGAAGCTACTTGGAACTCGCTTATGGTTCAATATAACCTTGTGGAGAATGGTTGGTTCCAACATATGTTTTCAATAAGAGAACATTGGATACCATGCTACTTTAGAGATCTCAG GTTAGGAGGCATTTTAAGAACTACCTCTAGATCAGAAAGTGAGAATAGTTTTTTCAATAATTTCACCAATCCGCATGTGACACTTGTAGAATTCTACATGCGTTTTGAAAGTGCAATGGATGCACAAAGGCACAAGCAAGATAAGCTAAATACAGAATCCATTCACTCTGTTCCTCAATTTATAACTCCATTGCCTTTGGAGAAACATGCAGCTGAGGTGTATACCAGAAAAATGTTCTACATGTTCCAGGATGAGGTGTACAAGGCTTGTTTCAGATGTGGGATTAGTTCTATTAGAATGGAAGAAAATATTGAAATCGCACAAGTCATGGACCATTCTCGACAGAAAACAAGTAAGGTAACATTTAATTCTGGAAATCTCATGACATCATGTTCTTGCAAATTGTTTGAGAGATTGGGGATTTTATGTAAACATGCAATATGTGTTTTAAATGCAAGACAAGTTACAAAGATTCCAGAGTACTACATTCTTGATCGATGGACAAAAGAGGCAACCAAAAGGCCAATTTTTGATATGCATGGTAACTTCCTTGAAGAATGTAGGAAGATGAACACAACAACTAAAATGTTAGGGGAAGTCTGGTCGGAGATTTTTAACTGTGTAGGCCTTGCAGAGGGAAATGAGGAAAATTTGCAACAATTTCTCGATAATCTTAGAGATTTTAGTAAGAATTTGgtagaaaaaggaaagtgtgtgccaatgacaaaaactcaagagATGGAGCTTTTTGTTGGTCCTAGTGCGTCTTCTAACCTCAATATCCAAAATCCAATACCATCAAAGAATAAAGGCAAGAGACATAGAATAGTAGGAGAAAAGGAGGCAGCAATTGAGCAAAGTCAGAAACccaaaagaaaatgtaaagctTGTGGGGCATATGATTATCACGACAGTCGTAACTGCCCGAACAAAACTACAACCTAA
- the LOC130467891 gene encoding amino acid transporter AVT1I-like: MGRMDGEYGSRISCLAQPLVEELEAAKETAAKDNNQSSLEESNTSFFKTLFNCANTILGNGVLIVPYALAAGGWWSLGLLFTISAAATYTSLLVKRCMEVDPRIKSYTHIGEYAFGEIGKIIVSIILYTDLYMVTTGFLILEGDNLNNLFPKLSLGIPIDGKSSFIILVALVLLPIVLFDNLSILAYISATGVFASILILVSVVWVGVFDGVGFHHVEDSGFFKWKGIPTAISLYMLCYSSHPVFPALYTSMQKKHDFSKVLLICFTLSTFIYVSMAVLGYLMFGSSVESQITLNLPTDKVSSQIAIYTTLITPIAKYALILKPIVISTEGWFSNEYQNSKCFKVTIRIVLLASQVVIALALPYFGYFMSLTGALLCSTASLTMPCLCYLKITSTNNSRPGFIQQLLIWCIVFLSIAILIFGTYTSLVDILAEITH, translated from the exons ATGGGAAGAATGGACGGTGAATACGGGAGCCGCATATCCTGTCTTGCGCAACCACTTGTGGAGGAGTTGGAGGCGGCGAAAGAGACGGCGGCCAAGGACAACAATCAGTCGTCCCTTGAAGAATCCAACACCTCTTTCTTCAAAACTCTATTCAACTGTGCCAACACTATCTTAG GAAATGGAGTTTTGATAGTTCCATACGCCTTAGCAGCCGGAGGTTGGTGGAGCTTAGGCTTGCTTTTCACTATATCCGCAGCAGCAACCTACACAAGCTTGCTAGTGAAGCGATGTATGGAAGTGGATCCAAGGATCAAAAGTTATACACACATAGGGGAGTATGCTTTTGGTGAAATTGGTAAAATAATTGTATCCATTATTCTATATACAGATCTTTACATGGTCACTACAGGTTTCTTGATCTTAGAAGGTGATAATCTAAACAATCTATTTCCAAAGTTATCACTCGGAATCCCGATTGATGGGAAATCAAGCTTCATAATACTCGTCGCTCTAGTTCTTCTCCCGATTGTTTTGTTTGATAACCTCAGTATTTTGGCTTACATCTCAGCCACTGGCGTTTTCGCTTCTATTTTGATACTTGTGTCTGTTGTATGGGTTGGAGTTTTTGACGGTGTTGGATTCCATCATGTTGAAGATTCTGGCTTTTTCAAGTGGAAAGGAATACCAACTGCTATTAGCTTATACATGTTATGTTATAGTTCGCATCCTGTTTTTCCTGCTTTATACACCTCTATGCAGAAAAAACATGATTTCTCCAAGGTTTTACTCATCTGCTTTACACTCTCCACATTCATTTATGTCTCCATGGCAGTTCTTGGGTACTTAATGTTCGGGTCAAGTGTCGAATCACAAATAACTCTGAACCTTCCAACGGATAAAGTGAGCTCACAAATCGCAATCTACACCACATTGATCACCCCAATAGCAAAATATGCACTGATATTGAAACCAATAGTCATTTCTACAGAAGGTTGGTTTTCAAATGAATATCAGAATAGTAAGTGTTTTAAGGTTACAATTCGAATAGTGTTGTTGGCTTCACAAGTTGTTATAGCATTGGCATTACCGTACTTTGGATATTTCATGTCATTGACCGGAGCACTGTTGTGTTCAACGGCATCGCTTACAATGCCATGCTTGTGTTACTTGAAGATTACAAGCACCAATAATTCTCGTCCGGGATTCATCCAACAGTTGCTCATTTGGTGCATTGTATTCTTAAGTATTGCCATACTGATTTTTGGCACATACACCTCACTAGTTGATATATTGGCGGAAATCACGCATTAA